The following proteins are encoded in a genomic region of Gimesia algae:
- a CDS encoding ATP-binding protein, translated as MTNETEISDLEFHTLDSLCKELISGRGIRYGELGEVFRFNSIKTRSIFNWYLSNRQKWRGQNTKTDVESIVRELETEPPEYENISNIGPGNEKIKWHLKSVRAHQFGGIHRNEIFAEKPPIFEYVCEAPLVIFEGDNGAGKSSVLSAICWCLTGYIYRAQKQPEMGLDHFDVSTVVDIEQDEDPIIHQIAKITPIPSSQVLASLDDLQVPIDTWVELKFETKEEREVTVRRSITRKKRSKKIEESVTGLKELGLMPIAAQIGTRMTGQIPFLQLNEKSDLSDAIADLTGLSPLKDLVTHAQKTKSKLDKDLPKDRDIEIENIDEEYQKERDQLAEHFNRHSELFNGCEIPHPSSKECAVTLLQLKQQFIDSQSQLLRGAVDVLGEGYNPDNQTQINDLVDNIGPAISLLKYKEDKRHLPSLNELFSLAAIQEEEVNAISLFLDDVLKQSSELEKLSSSQELDGRVRLYAKLGSWVRDQEGRYELFEECPVCETNIKDKKDHVVDDLILDQIEKYIEKDSYHLEQSIEQWGKYSTKSIRADFGAISKKVDTKLPNAPSEMISNALVNELFENNVFSDSLSPLKKVVSRLCQIHLPKLRPFVEPDYPELSNKILPEKNTLRQCVIQVYKILKFREWKKQNSNEITQVLDLIIGCEDQSQMNSSTDDTEESPLLKKLLTLKGLVTNQEPLQIAMNYLDRLLKLNTSRQEKESKKKHYSEASTAISELFNLSVLVAHQVDSVMKNLSENTSIFKDLIYIPAYTSAPRVDSTEVSEKGNLIIHAQFSGTRAEAHHFCNASDIRATLIALVFSLWKHLRETTNSLSLFLFDDIQELFDPINKWRLAQSMTKMVREDARVILTTNDQGFANDVFSSAEGIEVDHRQVLPAKANHQIIALNRSITLIHKKRKEFDDNKDSHEHAREYVKELRTYFECSFKDFFEVPVNDLPPKSTYADYHQAIRSRVNSGFDGFSSKVFSELAQDTTLQVGSDVYKLMNRAHHRDVETISYSEVFRVKNDLRRITNLVKDAHEEYERWLRRDPPLQKINETILELDKIDFKLHVPLIASLAASDGNRLNEREKGPDEFYSPDWLSSHTIFFNKSDNMGFAASPSTRLLVEASNSIPEDQSWVVAKHQERYLVRRVVYTANHYEMVTLIGESSDPKRRCPPLHLRKDEVLLFKVVGVLLDDSPDYRKTNSDALPDEKCRILEKVEKAFVVEGTSALPLALEGQLLLGGKNVLPSEFHNNEGRIVGLGTSEGNFLKRVGKSLNLPNGDHLRQFDSIGGIGKSFILRTEELEEDPYHAIPLIETATEILGVIYED; from the coding sequence ATGACAAATGAGACAGAGATTAGTGATCTCGAATTTCACACTCTTGATTCTCTTTGCAAAGAGCTGATAAGCGGTCGAGGAATTCGATATGGAGAACTAGGAGAAGTATTTCGGTTCAACTCAATTAAAACACGATCAATATTTAATTGGTATTTATCAAATCGTCAGAAGTGGAGGGGACAGAACACAAAAACGGATGTGGAGAGTATCGTAAGAGAACTTGAGACTGAGCCACCAGAGTATGAGAATATTTCTAATATTGGGCCTGGTAACGAGAAGATAAAATGGCACTTGAAATCAGTTCGAGCACATCAATTTGGTGGGATTCATAGAAATGAAATATTTGCTGAGAAACCGCCAATATTTGAATATGTCTGTGAAGCACCACTTGTGATATTTGAAGGTGATAATGGTGCTGGTAAATCTTCAGTTCTTTCAGCAATCTGTTGGTGTTTAACGGGCTATATCTATCGAGCACAAAAACAACCAGAGATGGGACTAGATCATTTCGACGTTAGCACAGTGGTAGATATTGAACAGGATGAAGATCCAATAATTCATCAAATCGCAAAAATCACTCCAATACCTTCTTCTCAAGTCTTAGCAAGCCTGGATGACTTACAAGTACCAATTGATACATGGGTAGAATTAAAATTTGAAACTAAAGAAGAAAGAGAAGTTACTGTAAGAAGATCAATTACTAGAAAAAAGCGGTCTAAAAAAATAGAGGAAAGCGTAACTGGACTAAAAGAGCTCGGTTTAATGCCAATAGCTGCTCAAATTGGAACGAGAATGACGGGGCAGATACCTTTCTTACAACTTAATGAGAAAAGTGATTTAAGTGATGCAATTGCTGATTTAACTGGATTAAGTCCTTTAAAAGATTTAGTAACTCATGCCCAAAAAACGAAGTCTAAACTCGATAAGGACTTGCCAAAAGATCGGGACATTGAAATAGAAAATATTGATGAAGAGTACCAGAAAGAACGCGATCAATTAGCGGAGCATTTCAATAGACACTCAGAATTATTTAATGGATGTGAAATTCCCCACCCTTCATCTAAAGAGTGTGCGGTGACTCTTCTTCAATTGAAACAGCAATTTATTGATTCACAAAGTCAACTATTGAGAGGTGCAGTAGATGTACTTGGAGAAGGATATAATCCTGATAATCAAACGCAAATAAATGATTTAGTTGACAATATAGGGCCTGCGATTTCTTTATTAAAATATAAGGAAGATAAAAGACATCTTCCGAGTTTAAACGAACTCTTCTCGCTCGCTGCAATACAAGAAGAGGAAGTGAATGCCATATCGCTCTTCTTAGATGATGTTCTTAAACAATCTTCTGAATTAGAAAAATTATCATCTAGTCAAGAATTAGATGGTCGAGTACGTTTATATGCCAAACTGGGCTCTTGGGTTAGAGATCAAGAGGGGAGATACGAACTTTTCGAAGAGTGTCCTGTTTGTGAAACGAATATCAAAGATAAGAAAGATCATGTTGTAGACGATTTGATATTAGACCAAATCGAAAAGTATATAGAAAAAGATTCATATCACTTAGAACAGTCTATAGAGCAGTGGGGCAAGTATTCTACAAAATCTATACGAGCAGATTTTGGAGCTATATCTAAAAAGGTTGATACCAAATTACCCAATGCTCCATCGGAAATGATTTCAAATGCACTCGTTAACGAGTTATTTGAAAATAATGTATTCTCAGATTCACTGTCTCCATTAAAAAAAGTGGTATCAAGATTATGTCAAATTCATTTACCAAAATTAAGACCATTTGTTGAGCCAGATTATCCTGAATTATCTAACAAGATATTGCCTGAAAAAAACACTCTTCGACAATGTGTTATTCAGGTGTATAAAATTCTCAAGTTTAGAGAATGGAAAAAGCAAAATTCAAATGAAATAACACAAGTTTTAGATTTGATAATTGGTTGTGAAGACCAAAGCCAAATGAATTCTTCGACAGATGATACAGAAGAATCACCTTTATTAAAAAAGTTACTGACTCTAAAGGGATTGGTTACTAATCAGGAACCTTTGCAAATCGCAATGAACTATCTTGACAGGCTCCTTAAGCTAAATACTAGTCGTCAGGAAAAGGAATCGAAAAAAAAACATTATTCTGAGGCGTCAACAGCGATTTCTGAATTATTTAATCTAAGTGTTCTTGTTGCTCATCAAGTAGATTCAGTGATGAAAAATCTATCTGAGAATACATCGATCTTTAAAGATCTTATATATATTCCGGCCTACACAAGCGCACCTCGTGTTGATTCTACTGAAGTAAGTGAAAAAGGAAATTTAATAATTCATGCACAATTTAGTGGGACAAGAGCAGAGGCGCATCATTTTTGTAATGCATCTGATATTCGTGCGACATTAATTGCTTTAGTGTTTTCACTCTGGAAACATTTACGAGAAACTACAAATTCACTTTCGCTATTTTTATTTGATGATATTCAGGAATTATTTGATCCAATTAATAAATGGCGATTAGCACAGTCAATGACAAAAATGGTTCGTGAGGATGCAAGAGTTATCCTCACAACCAATGATCAGGGGTTTGCAAATGACGTTTTTAGTTCTGCAGAGGGGATCGAAGTTGATCATCGGCAAGTTTTGCCTGCAAAAGCAAATCATCAGATTATAGCTTTAAATAGATCAATTACATTGATACACAAAAAAAGAAAGGAGTTCGATGATAATAAAGACAGTCATGAACATGCCCGGGAGTATGTTAAGGAATTAAGGACCTATTTCGAATGTAGCTTTAAGGACTTCTTCGAGGTACCTGTAAATGATCTTCCCCCAAAATCGACTTATGCAGATTATCATCAAGCAATTCGAAGCAGAGTGAATTCTGGTTTTGATGGTTTTTCAAGTAAAGTGTTTTCCGAGCTTGCTCAAGACACTACTTTACAGGTGGGAAGTGATGTGTATAAGTTGATGAATAGGGCACATCACAGAGATGTTGAGACGATATCCTATTCCGAAGTTTTTAGGGTAAAGAATGATTTAAGACGAATTACTAACTTGGTTAAAGATGCGCATGAAGAATATGAGAGGTGGCTTCGGAGAGATCCACCTCTTCAGAAAATAAACGAAACCATTCTTGAATTAGATAAAATTGATTTCAAATTACATGTCCCGCTAATAGCTTCACTGGCAGCATCAGATGGGAATAGATTAAATGAGAGAGAAAAAGGCCCCGATGAATTCTATTCTCCCGATTGGTTGAGTAGTCATACTATCTTTTTTAATAAATCTGATAATATGGGATTCGCTGCAAGTCCAAGCACACGATTATTGGTTGAGGCTAGTAATTCGATTCCTGAGGATCAAAGTTGGGTTGTTGCAAAGCATCAGGAAAGGTACTTGGTTAGAAGAGTTGTTTATACTGCAAATCATTATGAGATGGTAACTTTGATTGGGGAGTCTAGTGATCCCAAACGCCGATGTCCTCCTCTTCATTTAAGAAAGGACGAGGTATTGTTATTTAAAGTGGTTGGCGTATTGTTAGATGATTCGCCAGATTACAGAAAAACAAACTCTGATGCTCTTCCTGATGAGAAGTGTAGAATTTTGGAAAAAGTTGAAAAAGCATTTGTTGTGGAAGGTACAAGTGCATTACCCTTGGCTCTGGAAGGACAGTTGTTGCTAGGAGGTAAAAATGTATTACCATCTGAATTCCATAATAATGAGGGGCGCATAGTAGGCTTGGGGACGAGTGAAGGAAATTTTTTAAAACGAGTAGGAAAGTCGTTAAACCTGCCTAATGGAGACCATTTACGACAGTTTGATTCGATTGGTGGGATAGGAAAATCTTTCATTTTAAGAACTGAAGAGTTAGAAGAAGATCCCTATCATGCGATACCTTTAATTGAAACTGCTACGGAAATTTTGGGTGTTATTTATGAGGATTGA
- a CDS encoding DUF1499 domain-containing protein, with protein MLIFWCVSFLLAAYTLILCVNWLSQPTTQPGAINGKLAPCPDSPNCVCSQDQSELHQIAPLQLTGTAAEARQRLLEVLQQQQGCQVVAQDGDYLRAEFRSLVFRFVDDVEFLFDSRQNVIQVRSASRIGHSDLGVNRKRIETIRTLFSREDHSTSDK; from the coding sequence ATGTTGATTTTCTGGTGCGTCTCTTTTTTGTTAGCCGCTTACACACTGATTCTGTGCGTCAACTGGCTGTCTCAACCCACGACTCAACCGGGTGCCATCAATGGCAAACTCGCTCCCTGCCCTGATTCTCCTAACTGTGTCTGTTCGCAGGACCAGAGCGAACTGCATCAGATTGCCCCGCTGCAATTGACAGGGACGGCTGCTGAGGCCCGCCAGCGTCTGCTGGAGGTACTCCAACAGCAACAGGGATGTCAGGTTGTGGCCCAGGATGGTGATTATCTGCGGGCCGAATTTCGTTCATTGGTCTTCCGATTTGTGGACGATGTTGAGTTTCTGTTTGATTCCCGTCAGAATGTGATTCAGGTCCGCTCCGCATCCCGTATCGGCCATTCAGATCTGGGTGTGAACCGGAAACGAATCGAAACCATTCGCACATTATTTTCACGCGAAGATCATTCCACTTCCGACAAATGA
- a CDS encoding DUF1559 family PulG-like putative transporter has protein sequence MRNFVPDSKHSSRRGFTLIELLVVMAIIALLAAMLLPAIQRARESARRTQCINNLKQISLAAHNYANSFRCFPSGWIEALPIVNGAPTDGPQNANVAFSEDVMIPVYGNSGANQFRLVEWELSPWWGWQSLILGEMNQGNVNINYDLSKFSTDSKTASTTHIESYLCPSASLPSNRPRNLGYSNYRGVGGYVEGFSTLAPYSGNFKGGVFGPNSGTKFRDIPDGESNTLLFGESTFGFWADSHSSLAGSVTSSNGTTYFDGRNFDGTPYQTSAGAPYHMTFGSWHDDVIHFGLADGSAKSMAKNIDTNLFRQLCVRNDGERMNGEW, from the coding sequence ATGCGCAACTTCGTACCAGATTCCAAGCACTCATCCCGTCGCGGATTTACTTTGATTGAGCTCCTGGTGGTGATGGCCATTATCGCGCTGCTGGCAGCCATGCTGCTGCCAGCCATTCAACGGGCTCGTGAAAGCGCCCGGCGGACGCAGTGTATCAATAACCTGAAGCAGATCAGTCTGGCTGCCCATAACTATGCGAACTCGTTCCGTTGTTTCCCCTCGGGGTGGATCGAAGCGTTACCTATCGTCAATGGTGCGCCAACAGACGGTCCCCAAAATGCAAATGTTGCCTTCAGCGAAGATGTCATGATCCCCGTGTATGGCAACAGCGGCGCAAACCAGTTTCGGCTGGTGGAATGGGAACTCTCTCCCTGGTGGGGCTGGCAGTCTTTGATCCTGGGTGAAATGAATCAGGGAAACGTCAATATTAATTACGATCTTTCCAAGTTCTCAACAGACAGTAAAACTGCCAGTACGACTCACATTGAAAGTTATCTCTGCCCGTCTGCATCGTTGCCTTCCAATCGCCCCCGTAATCTTGGTTATTCGAACTATCGTGGAGTGGGGGGATACGTGGAAGGATTCTCAACCCTGGCTCCTTACAGCGGCAATTTCAAAGGGGGCGTATTCGGCCCGAACAGTGGGACCAAATTTCGGGATATTCCCGACGGTGAATCCAATACCCTCCTGTTTGGTGAGTCGACCTTTGGTTTCTGGGCGGACAGTCATAGTTCCCTGGCGGGAAGTGTGACCAGTTCCAACGGGACCACCTACTTTGATGGTCGGAACTTTGATGGCACGCCTTATCAGACGTCCGCGGGCGCACCCTATCACATGACTTTCGGTTCCTGGCATGATGATGTGATCCATTTTGGTCTGGCAGATGGTTCCGCAAAGTCCATGGCAAAAAACATTGATACGAATCTGTTCCGCCAGTTGTGTGTGCGGAATGACGGCGAACGCATGAATGGCGAATGGTAA
- a CDS encoding PQQ-like beta-propeller repeat protein, whose translation MRVSTLFYLCVLSVVTCLSPQTLSAEEWFEFRGPTGQGHSGEKALPVQWSPTEHVLWKTDVPGVGWSSPIVVGEKVYVTTAVPKKGETDPEQSLRLVCLNLETGKTLWNKELFQETKETAQRIHKKNSHASPTPISDGKLIYVHFGTHGTACLTLDGDVVWKTNELKYEMQHGNGGSPIIVDDKLVIICDGKGANFIVALDRKTGKIAWKVDRNVEGRKKFSFGTPLLITVNGKKQIVAPGTDVISGHSPEDGKEIWHLNYDGYSVIPRPVFSHGLIFVTTSYDRPTLLAIRPDGTGDVTETHLAWSNKTQIPHTPSLLVVGDELFTISDKGIAQCFDAKTGELNWKERVGGNFSASPLHANGKIYFQSEEGETTVIAAGKEYKEISRNHLKEPTLASFAVAGDTLLIRTKTQLYRIGK comes from the coding sequence GTGAGAGTTTCTACTTTATTCTACCTCTGCGTTCTGTCTGTTGTTACTTGCCTGTCGCCTCAGACATTGAGTGCGGAGGAGTGGTTCGAGTTTCGTGGCCCGACCGGCCAGGGACATTCGGGCGAAAAAGCATTGCCCGTACAATGGAGCCCGACCGAACACGTATTATGGAAAACGGATGTGCCCGGCGTCGGCTGGTCGTCGCCGATTGTGGTCGGCGAGAAAGTCTATGTCACCACCGCCGTCCCGAAAAAAGGGGAAACCGATCCCGAGCAGTCACTGCGACTGGTCTGCCTGAATCTGGAAACCGGCAAGACGCTCTGGAACAAAGAACTCTTCCAGGAAACCAAAGAGACCGCACAACGCATTCACAAGAAGAACAGCCACGCCAGCCCGACCCCGATTTCCGATGGCAAACTCATCTATGTGCATTTCGGCACCCATGGCACGGCCTGCCTGACGCTGGACGGCGATGTGGTCTGGAAAACCAACGAACTTAAGTATGAGATGCAGCATGGCAATGGAGGTTCGCCGATCATCGTTGATGACAAACTGGTCATCATCTGCGATGGCAAAGGGGCAAATTTCATCGTCGCCCTGGACCGTAAGACCGGAAAGATCGCCTGGAAAGTAGATCGCAATGTTGAAGGCCGCAAGAAGTTTTCCTTTGGAACACCATTGCTGATCACCGTGAACGGCAAAAAACAGATCGTCGCGCCGGGCACCGATGTGATCTCCGGACACTCCCCCGAAGACGGCAAAGAGATCTGGCATTTGAATTATGACGGCTATTCCGTGATCCCCAGACCGGTATTCAGTCACGGCCTGATTTTTGTAACGACCAGCTATGACCGTCCGACACTGCTGGCGATTCGTCCCGATGGCACGGGTGATGTGACCGAAACCCACCTGGCCTGGTCTAACAAAACCCAGATCCCGCATACGCCGTCTCTACTGGTTGTGGGAGACGAACTGTTTACCATCAGCGACAAAGGGATCGCCCAGTGCTTCGATGCGAAAACCGGCGAGTTGAACTGGAAAGAGCGGGTGGGCGGCAACTTCTCTGCCTCACCACTGCATGCGAATGGAAAAATCTATTTCCAGAGCGAAGAAGGCGAGACCACTGTGATCGCCGCTGGCAAAGAATATAAGGAAATCAGCCGCAATCATTTGAAAGAGCCGACATTGGCTTCGTTTGCTGTCGCTGGCGACACTCTATTGATTCGGACGAAAACACAGCTTTACCGGATTGGCAAATAG
- the epmA gene encoding EF-P lysine aminoacylase EpmA, with product MNQSDSQYLPTATIETLQQRSQLLRAIRTFFESRGYWEVETPLLSRDTVVDAYIDPFVTEWCATEGASAAGEIRYLQTSPEFAMKRLLTAGADQIYQITHAFRQAERGSMHNPEFAMLEWYRLGETHHDQMNFVEALVRQIFELAASISDQSARPSLPEIPFERFSYEDAFLQFAGLSALHSTAAQFQQVARARQVSVPDVFDVNDCLSWQNLLLVELIEPALREKGAVFLYDYPARQAALACIRHADDLGPEGVAERFELYLQGVEICNGYHELTDAAELRTRIRQQSDSRKQESRPALPAESYLLQAMEAGLPACAGTALGLDRLIMLALGKQTLQEVIAFPVERA from the coding sequence ATGAATCAGTCCGACTCCCAATATCTGCCCACGGCAACCATCGAAACGCTGCAGCAACGCAGCCAACTGCTGCGCGCGATTCGTACTTTTTTTGAATCCCGGGGATACTGGGAAGTCGAAACTCCCCTGCTCTCCCGCGATACCGTGGTCGACGCCTATATCGATCCGTTTGTGACAGAATGGTGCGCAACTGAAGGAGCGTCTGCTGCCGGGGAAATACGTTATCTACAGACCTCACCGGAATTCGCAATGAAACGGTTGCTGACGGCAGGCGCGGATCAGATTTATCAGATCACACACGCGTTCCGACAGGCAGAGCGAGGCTCCATGCATAACCCCGAATTCGCCATGCTGGAATGGTATCGGCTGGGGGAAACGCATCATGACCAGATGAACTTCGTCGAAGCGCTGGTCCGCCAGATATTCGAACTGGCCGCTTCTATCTCGGATCAGTCTGCGCGCCCGTCGCTACCAGAGATCCCTTTTGAACGTTTCAGTTACGAAGATGCTTTCTTACAGTTCGCCGGTTTGTCGGCATTACATTCGACGGCAGCGCAGTTTCAGCAGGTCGCCCGAGCGCGTCAGGTTTCGGTTCCCGATGTCTTTGACGTCAACGACTGCCTGAGCTGGCAGAACCTGCTGCTGGTGGAACTGATTGAACCGGCGTTGCGCGAGAAAGGGGCCGTCTTTCTCTACGATTACCCTGCCCGGCAAGCGGCTCTGGCCTGCATCCGACACGCGGACGATCTCGGACCGGAAGGGGTTGCGGAGCGTTTTGAGCTCTATCTGCAGGGCGTTGAAATCTGTAACGGCTACCATGAACTGACGGACGCAGCCGAACTGCGAACGCGGATCAGACAGCAGTCAGACAGCCGAAAACAGGAAAGCCGACCTGCGTTGCCTGCGGAAAGCTATCTCCTGCAGGCAATGGAAGCAGGTTTACCTGCATGTGCAGGCACGGCGCTGGGCCTGGATCGATTGATTATGCTCGCTTTAGGAAAGCAGACTCTTCAGGAAGTGATTGCTTTCCCTGTGGAACGTGCCTGA
- a CDS encoding IS3 family transposase (programmed frameshift): protein MNKRRKRHNPEQIVRKLRDADAMLNAGKDLASVLQTLEVSESTYLRWRNQYGGMKSEEAKRLKQLEDENKRLKELVADLSLDNKMLKYISEGNWLNPSRKRAAVNAIQSEFHVSERRACVALDQPRSTQRYQSSPRSDEPSLVKRMYELVRSRPRFGYRRIARLLQREGWQASFTRVYRLWRREGLKVPQKKRKRRRLGDSRNGCHLLRPEQKDHVWCWDFVFDRTTSGSSLKWFSIVDEFTRECLSLKVDRSIRSEDVIDSLAELFSSRGVPQCIRSDNGPEFISKAIQRWLSQLEINSLYIEPGAPWENGYAESFNSRFRDEFLAVEEFESLLTARRLTVAWWEDYNGQRPHSSLGYVTPAEFASRCAVSNRAAPSFQLHSEIT, encoded by the exons ATGAACAAGCGAAGAAAACGTCACAACCCCGAGCAGATTGTCCGCAAGCTGCGTGATGCGGATGCGATGCTGAATGCCGGTAAAGACCTGGCTTCCGTGCTGCAGACCCTGGAGGTCAGTGAATCGACTTACTTGCGCTGGCGGAATCAGTACGGCGGCATGAAATCGGAAGAAGCCAAGCGTCTCAAACAACTGGAAGACGAGAACAAGCGACTGAAAGAACTGGTCGCCGATCTGTCTCTGGATAACAAAATGCTGAAATATATCTCGGAGGGAAACTGGT TAAACCCTTCCCGAAAACGAGCCGCCGTCAACGCGATCCAGAGTGAGTTCCATGTCTCTGAACGGAGAGCCTGTGTGGCTCTGGATCAGCCACGTTCCACTCAGCGTTACCAGTCGAGCCCACGCAGTGATGAGCCGTCCCTGGTCAAGCGCATGTATGAGCTGGTACGGTCACGGCCTCGATTCGGCTATCGCCGCATTGCCAGGCTGTTACAACGGGAAGGCTGGCAGGCCAGTTTTACCCGCGTGTATCGTTTGTGGCGTCGGGAAGGGCTGAAAGTACCTCAAAAGAAGAGAAAACGGCGCAGGCTTGGTGATTCCCGGAATGGTTGTCACCTGCTGCGGCCAGAACAGAAAGATCATGTCTGGTGCTGGGACTTTGTGTTTGACCGGACCACATCGGGCAGTTCCCTGAAATGGTTTTCCATTGTTGATGAATTCACCCGGGAATGTTTATCATTGAAGGTTGATCGAAGTATTCGGAGCGAAGATGTGATCGATTCACTGGCCGAACTGTTTTCTTCCAGGGGAGTGCCGCAGTGTATCCGGAGTGACAACGGTCCGGAATTCATCTCCAAAGCGATTCAGCGTTGGTTGAGTCAACTGGAGATCAACTCGTTGTATATTGAGCCGGGGGCTCCCTGGGAAAACGGTTATGCGGAAAGTTTCAACAGTCGTTTCCGGGATGAGTTCCTGGCAGTCGAAGAGTTTGAGAGTCTGCTAACGGCCCGCAGGCTGACAGTTGCCTGGTGGGAAGATTACAACGGGCAACGCCCACACAGTTCGCTGGGATACGTCACCCCGGCAGAGTTTGCGAGTCGCTGTGCAGTTTCCAATCGGGCTGCGCCCTCATTCCAACTGCACAGCGAAATTACCTAA
- a CDS encoding twin-arginine translocation signal domain-containing protein translates to MSEKSEQHSPNEDKSVSRRSFLQQAGTVTAAGLAVAPAVWAGAGNNADTLRVGL, encoded by the coding sequence ATGAGCGAGAAGAGCGAGCAGCATTCCCCCAACGAAGACAAATCTGTTTCGCGCAGGAGCTTTCTTCAGCAGGCAGGAACAGTGACTGCGGCGGGGTTGGCTGTGGCGCCTGCGGTCTGGGCTGGTGCTGGAAACAATGCTGACACACTGCGCGTGGGGCTGTGA
- a CDS encoding Gfo/Idh/MocA family protein yields the protein MIGCGSRGSGAAVNAMQADPNTQLVALADVFVDKLKASADRIKKTIGNQYAVDPSQEFVGFDACEKLLKTDVDVVLLTTPPHFRPAHLKQAIAAGKHVFAEKPVAVDAPGVRSVMETCRLARQKQLSVMSGLMLRYSKAMQETLSRIHDGQLGKIVTLQTNYNINGLWSHPRKPEWSDMEWQLRNWYYFSWLSGGQLVEQHVHGLDLMSWVMQNEYPVQCFGLGGRQSRTDPLYGHIFDHHAICYEYSGGQRCFAFCRQQHGTDIDTSQLVFGEKGTADLNRNTLSGAKTWRYSRARGRDRNGTQDLPYVQEHAALFNSIRTETPLCNGEYAAKSSLMAIMGRMASYTGKNVTWDEAWNSKEDLTPPEYTFGPVSVAPVAQPGKTRFF from the coding sequence CTGATTGGCTGTGGTTCCCGTGGTTCCGGTGCCGCGGTGAATGCCATGCAGGCGGATCCGAATACACAGCTCGTGGCGCTGGCTGATGTCTTTGTTGACAAACTCAAAGCGAGTGCGGATCGGATTAAAAAAACGATCGGCAACCAGTACGCCGTTGATCCGAGTCAGGAATTCGTCGGCTTCGATGCCTGTGAAAAATTATTAAAGACCGACGTCGATGTGGTGCTGCTGACCACGCCCCCGCACTTTCGTCCCGCGCATCTGAAACAGGCGATCGCAGCCGGCAAACATGTCTTCGCCGAAAAACCGGTGGCCGTAGATGCACCCGGCGTGCGGTCGGTCATGGAAACCTGTCGCCTGGCCCGACAGAAACAGCTTTCAGTCATGTCGGGCCTGATGTTACGTTACAGCAAGGCCATGCAGGAAACGCTCAGCCGCATTCATGACGGTCAACTCGGTAAGATTGTGACCCTGCAGACCAACTACAACATCAATGGCCTCTGGTCACATCCCCGCAAGCCTGAGTGGAGTGACATGGAATGGCAGCTGCGCAACTGGTACTACTTCAGCTGGCTCTCGGGGGGACAACTGGTGGAGCAGCACGTGCATGGGCTCGACCTGATGTCCTGGGTTATGCAGAATGAATATCCCGTTCAATGTTTCGGTCTGGGGGGCCGGCAGTCGCGTACCGATCCGCTGTATGGCCACATCTTTGATCATCATGCCATCTGTTATGAATACAGCGGCGGACAACGCTGTTTTGCTTTCTGTCGCCAGCAGCATGGCACGGACATCGATACGTCTCAACTGGTGTTCGGCGAAAAGGGAACCGCCGACTTGAATCGGAATACGCTCAGCGGTGCGAAAACCTGGCGTTACAGCCGGGCCCGCGGTCGTGACAGAAACGGAACCCAGGATCTGCCTTATGTGCAGGAACACGCGGCCCTGTTTAACAGTATTCGTACTGAGACGCCCCTCTGCAATGGTGAGTACGCTGCGAAAAGTTCGCTGATGGCCATCATGGGGCGCATGGCCTCGTACACGGGAAAAAATGTGACCTGGGACGAAGCCTGGAATTCTAAAGAAGACCTGACGCCACCGGAATACACGTTCGGTCCGGTGAGCGTCGCCCCTGTGGCTCAGCCCGGCAAAACCCGGTTTTTTTAA
- a CDS encoding 3'-5' exonuclease, giving the protein MNQIQKSLQDHQYYLIIDLEATCCNQRSFPRNQMEIIEIGAVMVARKGLAVVDEFQTFIQPVRNPQLTAFCRELTSIRQADVDQAPQFPAALESLQAWLTLFADYLFCSWGDYDQSQFEQDCHYHGLAYPFPAAHLNLKKQFSITQGYKKRFGMAGALQKAGIPLQGTHHRGIDDARNMAKLMPWIISGSP; this is encoded by the coding sequence ATGAATCAAATTCAGAAATCGTTACAGGACCACCAGTATTATTTAATCATTGATCTGGAAGCGACCTGTTGTAACCAGCGTTCGTTTCCCCGCAATCAGATGGAGATCATTGAGATTGGAGCCGTCATGGTGGCGCGGAAGGGGCTGGCGGTGGTCGATGAGTTTCAGACATTCATCCAGCCGGTCAGAAATCCGCAGCTGACGGCATTTTGCAGGGAACTGACATCCATTCGACAGGCAGACGTTGATCAGGCGCCGCAGTTTCCTGCTGCTTTGGAATCACTCCAGGCCTGGCTCACTCTCTTTGCAGACTACCTGTTCTGTTCGTGGGGCGACTATGATCAATCGCAGTTTGAACAAGACTGTCACTACCATGGACTGGCTTACCCGTTTCCCGCTGCGCATCTGAATCTCAAAAAACAGTTTTCCATCACGCAGGGGTACAAAAAGCGATTTGGAATGGCGGGTGCATTGCAGAAAGCCGGGATCCCCCTGCAGGGCACCCATCATCGCGGCATTGATGATGCCCGGAACATGGCGAAACTGATGCCCTGGATTATCAGCGGCAGCCCCTAA